Sequence from the Myxocyprinus asiaticus isolate MX2 ecotype Aquarium Trade chromosome 44, UBuf_Myxa_2, whole genome shotgun sequence genome:
GCCTGTGTGGTCACAGAGAGGCAATTTCATCCTGTCAGTTTTCGTAAGCTAAGAAATTGTCAGCAGAGCATGTTTGAATGTATTTAGTTTCAGAGAGAATGCTTTCATGTTGCTACATTACTTAAACGAtacaaaaacaatggaaaattgGTTAATGAATACATTTCACCAAAACTGACACTTTTTGGACTTAATTAGGAATGTTGAATGATTCCAAGATGTGTAGAATTAAGCTGAACATTAATTACAACCAATGCAATAACTGCATTTAATCAAACACTTTCCTACAGTATATTAagtgtaatttgaaagcaaacatGCAAACATGTCTTTGCATTTGACTGTCCATCTGTGTGTCTTTGTCTTCAAACAGTTTTCCATTCCAGTTATTTTATGACCTTACTCTATCTCCGTGTTTGGATGTACTGTACTGTAAAGATAACTGGCAAATCTATGCAGCCTCTGCATTTTAATCCTACATCAGGTTAATGGAGAATAGGCTTGGATAAATCACATCTTGGGCATCATCAGATAGAGGTCACAGTGGTTAAAGATCTAGAACAGAAACCCAAATGGCCTAGGTTTAATTGCTGAAGGGGCAATGCGTTAACTAGAGGGTCACTGAGTTCCCCTATCACCATTGTGGCCTTGAGCTGGGTGCTTCCCAAGTTAGTAAGTAAGTGTACattaagttgttttggataaaaaaaaaaaagtacctgtTAAAATAATAACATCATAGCACAAACAGCCTTCCACACCTCATAATCTCTCCTCTGATATGAATGAATTCTTGTTCTTGGACTGCAGTAAATTAAAGTTTTGTCATCTTTTGTAACAGCCTATTAAACAATGGTGTCCCGAATCTCTAATCCTCAGAGCCATAACTCCTTTCTCTGGATTTCTGTGAAACCCCACTGTTGAATTTTAAACCAAATGAagagacattttaaaaacagttaGCTAAAAATTATCTCCTTTTGGTTAAGGATTCATGCTGAGGGAAAGCATCCTCAAACAACAAATATCCAGTTCAGACAcctattaaaagaatagttcaccaaaatatgaACATTCGGTCATCATGTACACActctcatgtcattacaaacctgcATACAATGaaggtaaatggtgactgaggctgtcagtccctaacattttgctTAATATATTTCGAGTTCCGctgacaaaagaaagtcatacgggtttagaacaatatagggtgagtatatgatgacacaattttcatttttgggagaactatccctatAAACAAGCAATGACATGGTGTCCGTCCCCTTTAGAAACACTACTCATGTTTACTTTCTAGAGTCATATACAAAACCAACATGTTTAAGAATTGGTGGTTTGACATTAACAGCAAACATAATAGTTATTCACTAATAACACTTTCAGATTTCAACCAGAATGATCATCAGCCACTCTAGCCCAAGCAGTAGCAACTCCTGCTATGCTAAAAGTACTTATCAGTACATTTAACACAGCTTTTGGACAAAAGTCTACATTGCCATGCATGGCACTCACCCCCAGAATAAAGCACCTCTGCATTCTCAAAGCCCAGTGTGATATAGGTAGGGTCCAGGCCCTCAGAGTAATTGGCTATATCCATGTCCAGTAAGGATTTAGGGAGAGGAGCTAGTGAAAATTTCATCCCTGCCTGGCTATGTCTACTTAAACACGTCCTGGGACAGTGTCTCTTGGAAAGAGTACTGAGTGTAGCCTGAGGTTGACCATCTCTTCGGAATGCTGATTTGTCGTCTTCTAAGACAAGGGAGGAGCCTTGATCAAGACTCCTTGCAAAGAACTTATCTTTTCCCCTTATCCCATACTTATCAGAAGGACAAGGAGATAACAGTATTTCCCATTTGTTCCAGAAAGGAACAGGAGGTTTTATTGGTGCATCAAGAATGGCTGCCCAACCAGCAGGCCCTGTTCTCTCAGGCAAAAAAAGTAATGCAGCGTCTCATAATAATATGCAAAACACTGCAGCACAATGCGCTTCATCTAAGAGAACTGGTAAGAGTTTGTTAACCCAGTTGGAGCTTCCATTTGGAGACTAACTAGCTAACAGAAAATATGAGTGAGGTGTAATAATAATCTCAGATTATGAggaggggcctggatagctcagtggtaaaagacgttgGCTACCACACTTAGAGTTCGCTAGATCGAACcccagtgcgtgctgagtgactccagccaggtctcctaagcaacctcattggcccagttgctaaggagggtagattcacatggtaaactcttcgtggtcgctataatgtggttcgtttttGGTGGTGAGCTGAGCGTGGTTTCCGCGGtgagtggatggcgtgaagcctccacactcgctatgtctctgtggcaacgcgctcgaCAAACCACGTGAtcagatgcgcgggttggcggtctcagacctAGTGGATCACTAAGCAACCACGACAACTTAAAAGCACATtaagttgggcattccaaattgggagaaaaagggggggaAATCCCAATAAAAAACAATCTTGGATTATGACACACTGTTGtaaatgaatggggactgaactgtaccatggttttaaaatgaatttacataaatgttgttgtttgtttgtttacttgtttATGGGTAAGTGGTTGATGAATTGTTTTAGTGTTTAAAGAACATGTATACCAGTGTATCAGTATagagttggtaaaaaaaaatgtttgtacaCAACAGTTCCAACTTGTCTGCAGACAAAttcaaagagagagagggggggggtcattatattctaaaatattatATCTTAAGATATTTACATTTCTATTTTACTCCAACAAACTATGTTTTAAATGAGGAAGTGCTCAAAACGTTCACGTGATCACAGTTTTGAAAGGTAAGGCCATCTAATTCATGCTATCTATTTTCAAACATTGTATTATTGCAATTCATGCAATTCCTAACAGCTCCAAAGACAGATGTAGGCTACTTTAAATCCTTTTAAAACATACGCTCTATGTTACTTAATACAATTTCAGTCAAATAAATTCAAGGTCAAACAACAATTgcttgacaaataaaataaaacaccggGTTGGGAGAGACTTTCAGTATAAGGTAATGTATTCGTAATTATACAAAAGTGCCAtttatctgaaatgtatttaaaaccAACTGTTAATATTTAATGACTATAACAAACTTGaccaaaattcaaatgaagatggtACAGTAATGAGGCATTTTTTACACTGAATGTGAAAtataaatatgattaataataaagaGGCGGGAAATGTAATTGTGAGAACGTAACAATGTTGGAATTATGACATGGGCACAAAacagcacatttttaaatatctTCTGGAACAACATTGACTACGAAATATAGAATTTATTAAACCTAACTCTCAACCAACCAGACAAAATTTTGATCAAAATACTGACAAATTTCTTAGATgcattttgtaaataataattgaatacaAACACTGTTTGTGCTCCTAAATTAACATTTTAGAAAACAATACAAAGCTTTCGCTTTCACAAATAGCCTTAACTTTCACAAAAGTTATGTAAGAAACacctttttaattatttaactgGGGTAAATTAGCCTTTAATTCATCTATAAAAATGCGCGAATAACAGATAACCTAATTTATGGAATGTTGACGTCACAATGCTCGCTGTTTAAATGGAGCACTTCAAATTTCAAATCCATCAACATGCGCAGTTGTAACGGGGTTAAAACCACCTAACCAGGTTAAAGGCAGACATTAAAAAGATGGTTTGGTAGGCTAAATGTGTATTTTCAGTGACTGTTCCGTTAATTCTATCAGCCCGCAAATAAAAACTATTCTAGTCTTACCTTCTCGCCGTCCAGCAATGATTTGCATTGATCCAGTAAAACCCAAACGAACATGTGTCAAAAATATGACGCTAAAATAACAGTTCGGGATATTACAGAGAGTATTACACACGAGTACATAAAGAGTTTAACATGTCATAAGCCTGACATTGGTTAATAGGCTACATTTAGTAGTGTTGGGGGAGCCTCATTAGATCGATTTACTAAACAAACTTAAAGTTGGGTGGAGAGGTTAAACAGTAACTAGccccaataaaacagaagaaatgaATCGTGTTGCCTGTGGGTGGATTCACGCAGTATAGAAGCTTAAAAACAAGCACGCGAGAAAACTAAgccttcaaataaataaaagaaaaaataacatttatgtttATAAATAGGCTATGAAGGATTAACTCTAAAATACATAATCATATATAGGCTATGTAAcagatgttttgtgttttcaCTAAAGTAAAACTGCATATAAACAACGACTGACCGCCTGATGGGCCAAATCATAGTATTTCTGAAATATATCTTTACCCTTCGGTCTCTGATCGTTCTTCATATTGCCGAGAGAGGGCGCCAAATCTCTATTTATGCTTTCTTTtaagcccccccccccacacacacacacacacacacacacacacacacacacacacactctctaaaTGAGCAACTAAggatcaattacatttacatttattcatttagcagacgcttttatccaaaacgacttacaaatgagaaaaacaatagaagtgaTTCATCCAACAAAAGGGAACAATATAAGTGGTGTAATACAAGTCTCACATAGCTTAGAGCAGTAGGCCTAcacaaagcaatgttttttttgtttttttgtttttgtaaagaaGGGTTAGAATTACCAAGCCTAATCCCCAAGATGTCAAAAAATCAGATGGTTTCCTTTCTAGTgaagatttttaattatttaacataGTTTAATCGTTTGATCTTACGTGTATAGATTATTCCCTAAAATGATGGAAAATGAAAATCCTTAGAAAACTAAAAATCCCATTCTTGAGACATGTACACAAGCTCTCTAGGGCAACGACGCAACATTATATAAGCCTAACATTCCTAAAGAACATACACAAAgttgtattttaaagaaaatggttGTAATGTTGTGTAGACACAGTAGAGTCATTTTGAAATGGACCCTTTAAATACAATGTCTATTGTCACTCTAGTTCAAAAGCATATTAAGCATGGGAAAGACAATAAGGCTGACCCCAAAATATTGTTACTATTGTTAATACTGTACTGTACAAACATCATTAATTAATATGGGACATTCAGAGTTATATCAACATCtttgttttaatacatttataggAATATTCTGTTTTTGATTTGAACAAAAAGATGTTATCCAatgaatcacattttactgtaGGCCAACAGCTAACTCGATCTTCATCGGAAATTCAATTCAAAATGGTTGAATAAGTGCTATGAACACTGCAGGTTGAAAGTTTGGCACtactaaaatgttttactttaaaatgtaagtcagcaattaaacttaaatttaagttgtttgaaatgttttacaGTACACAACATGTCTAGGCCACTAGGCAAAAACTATGGTTGAAGATGTGCTCAGTAATTTTTGGAATATGCcctcttggacttacactgacacctaaggGTGTGGAtgcaaatttattcaaatgtactatttacagtcagccatgattaattaaatccatgagtgaaagtgtccaacaacagggcggttactgagattaaatgggtagtattcagctggtcatgtgattctaacatgacagcctgatgaggagaccctctccatgtaaaacaaaacagcttttataaggttactgatgtgactggagtcttcatctcaggtgatctcatgattttatacatatgtttcaaaattactattcatttctgtagaagcaaaactttttaaatgaggaaaaaattactgagtgcacctttaagggttagggttacagttaccctaaacctaaccttaagaACAAAGCTTTTGTTTGCCATCCGTGGTTACTCTCTTTCACTTATATTATGACACCGAACAACTCTTTCTTCTATTGAGTTTCACCGCTGCAGACCCTGACTGATCGTCATTGATGCACAAATAACAAAGGGCTGACTAGTGTTCCTCAGCTTCAGGTCCTGCAGTACACCTTACAAAACCCTTTCCCCGTGAACGTCAGCATGTCAAAACAGGTAAGAGCCGTAATGGCTAGGAACACTTCGTTTATCTCATGAAGCTCTTCATTGTGTTTCAGGTAGTGAAACCGAAACAGGTGATATGGCACCAGGCAGGTAAGCATGATGAGTAAAAAGCAGAGGTTCTTCATTTGGACCCAAAAGTCCTGCTGGGAGCGACTGGCGGGTCCGTACTTGAGTATCATTGTGCGCAGAATGATCGCCTGGATGCAGGTCTGAATGCACGACACAACAACAATAACGATAGACACAATCATGTTCAGAACATAGATATAATGGATCTGTAACATATCCCCAAATATGAAGCACTGGTTTTCTGTtgtgttcaatttttttttatccatcttGCCGTAATGAGACAGCACGGTGGGCAGAATGGTGGGCAACAGCACGGACCATATGAGGGCACTCGCGCACACCGCGTGTAGCCGCCGGTAGAACTCTGTCCGCTGAGTCTTCTTGTAAAAATGCAAGAAACGTATGGTAAGAACGATGGTGTAGATCGTAAACACCATATACATGTGGATATGGATCATGGCACTGACTACTTTACAGAAACCATGTGACAGTCTCCAGGTTGTGGACGCATAGTAGTAGATTCTGAACGGCACAGTGAGCAGGAATAGAAAGTGTGCCACCATCAGGTTGAGAAAGGCGATGGTGGTTATCGAGCGAATGTTGCTTTTTAATAAGTTCATCATGAGGGTTAAGCCCATGGTGCCCACCAGAAGCACAATAGTATAGATGGTGATCAAGGCAGTCCTGTATGGTTCGGTGAACGTCAACTTGGGTGATGTAGTATTTACGGCCATCACTGTACAACTGTTGTTTGCCACTGTTGTGGTGTTCATCATGGTCCCTGTAGAGAAAAGGCATACTGTAAGTCAAAGACAGGTGTGATGAAGTCATTTAATATGATATGCACAAGATTTTAATTGATTTGCCattttagttaaaggaatagttcactccaaaatgaaaattctctcattattcatttatcctgatgccatcccagatgtgtatgactgtctttcttcagcagaacacacattaagatttttagaaaaatgttgaagctctgtaggtagttataatgtaagtaaatgggtgccatcaggctgctggctatttgatgttCCAAAAGgcatacactgccgttcaaaagttttgggtcatttgactgaaatgtttctcatgatcttaaaaaccttttgatctgaaggtgtatgcttaaaagttttaaattagttttgtagacaaaactaTAAGTGTGCCaacaatgcaatttatttcattacaaaactaaaatgtaaaataaaaaaaatataaagtttttgaaatggatgatttggaccgaataataaagaaaagcagccaataagtgcccagcatatagatgggaactccttcagtactgtttaaaatgcatcccagggtgatacctcaagaagcaaattctaggcaaagggtgactactttgaagatgttaaaatataacatatatatatatatatatacacgcacatagaaggggaaaaaagtagtaataataataataataataatatcatctcaGCTTTATGAGATTTTGGACCAGTCAATAAAATGATTGCAGATATACACAACTCTCTTGGTCTGGGAGCCGCTCCACCACCACCGGCAAGCACAACCGACAGACCCCCCGACACAGACACCAACCCCTATCCGATCCACTTACcatcattattatcatcaatCCATTTTATGTACCATAGAACTTAATTGAGGCATCAACTCACCAGTTAATTTGAATCAATATTAAAGGGTGAGAGCAGTGGGCTGAAGATTGTATTA
This genomic interval carries:
- the LOC127434169 gene encoding probable G-protein coupled receptor 141; translated protein: MMNTTTVANNSCTVMAVNTTSPKLTFTEPYRTALITIYTIVLLVGTMGLTLMMNLLKSNIRSITTIAFLNLMVAHFLFLLTVPFRIYYYASTTWRLSHGFCKVVSAMIHIHMYMVFTIYTIVLTIRFLHFYKKTQRTEFYRRLHAVCASALIWSVLLPTILPTVLSHYGKMDKKKLNTTENQCFIFGDMLQIHYIYVLNMIVSIVIVVVSCIQTCIQAIILRTMILKYGPASRSQQDFWVQMKNLCFLLIMLTCLVPYHLFRFHYLKHNEELHEINEVFLAITALTCFDMLTFTGKGFCKVYCRT